The Pseudomonas parafulva genome includes a window with the following:
- a CDS encoding lipoprotein-releasing ABC transporter permease subunit gives MFRPLFAFIGTRYTRAKRRNHFVSFISLTSMIGLALGVVVMIVVLSVMNGFDHEMRTRVLGMIPHATLESGQPIADWPALAEQVKQNRQVVAVAPFTQMQGLLTHDGKVQKVLLNGIDPAREREVSIIDNFVQQGRLDQLAPGEWGIMIGDKAAAKLGVAVGDKLTFVAPEVSVTPAGMFPRMKRFTVVGTFHVGAGEIDGYLGLTNIADLSRLHRWKPDQVQGLRLKFDDLFQAPRVAYDIAQQLGDQDFYSRDWTRTHGNLYQAIRMEKAMIGLLLLLIVAVAAFNIISTLVMVVNDKRGDIAILRTLGATPGQIMLIFMVQGTVIGVVGTLIGAVVGIIAALNVSTVIAGIEHLIGHKFLNADVYFIDYLPSQIQAQDVYMVCGAALVLSFFATLYPAWRAARTQPAEALRYE, from the coding sequence ATGTTCAGACCTCTTTTCGCATTCATCGGCACGCGTTATACCCGTGCCAAACGTCGCAATCACTTCGTCTCGTTCATTTCCCTGACCTCGATGATCGGCCTCGCCCTGGGCGTGGTAGTCATGATCGTGGTGCTGTCGGTGATGAACGGGTTCGACCACGAGATGCGCACCCGCGTGTTGGGCATGATCCCTCACGCCACGCTCGAGAGCGGCCAGCCCATCGCCGACTGGCCTGCCCTTGCCGAACAAGTAAAGCAGAATCGGCAGGTGGTGGCGGTCGCGCCCTTCACCCAGATGCAGGGTCTGCTCACCCATGACGGCAAGGTGCAGAAGGTCCTGCTCAACGGCATCGATCCGGCCCGGGAACGGGAGGTGTCGATCATCGACAACTTCGTCCAGCAGGGCCGGCTGGACCAGTTGGCGCCCGGCGAGTGGGGCATCATGATCGGTGACAAGGCCGCGGCCAAGTTGGGTGTGGCCGTAGGCGACAAACTCACCTTCGTGGCCCCGGAGGTCAGCGTCACGCCGGCCGGCATGTTCCCGCGCATGAAGCGCTTCACCGTGGTGGGCACCTTCCATGTGGGGGCCGGCGAGATCGACGGTTACCTGGGGCTGACCAACATCGCCGACCTGTCGCGCCTGCACCGCTGGAAGCCCGACCAGGTGCAGGGCCTGCGCTTGAAGTTCGATGACCTGTTCCAGGCCCCGCGCGTGGCCTACGACATCGCCCAACAACTGGGTGACCAGGATTTCTATAGCCGCGACTGGACCCGTACCCATGGCAATCTCTACCAGGCCATTCGCATGGAAAAAGCCATGATCGGCCTGCTGTTGCTGCTGATCGTCGCGGTTGCCGCGTTCAACATCATTTCCACACTGGTGATGGTGGTCAACGACAAGCGGGGGGACATCGCCATCCTGCGCACGTTGGGCGCCACCCCTGGGCAAATCATGCTCATCTTCATGGTGCAGGGCACTGTGATCGGTGTGGTGGGCACGTTGATCGGGGCCGTGGTGGGCATCATTGCGGCGCTCAACGTCAGCACGGTCATCGCCGGTATCGAGCACCTGATCGGCCACAAATTCCTCAACGCCGACGTGTATTTCATCGATTACCTGCCCTCGCAGATCCAGGCCCAGGATGTGTACATGGTCTGTGGTGCGGCATTGGTCCTGAGTTTCTTCGCCACCCTGTACCCTGCCTGGCGTGCGGCACGCACCCAGCCGGCAGAGGCGTTACGTTATGAGTGA
- the sthA gene encoding Si-specific NAD(P)(+) transhydrogenase — protein MAVYNYDVVVLGSGPAGEGAAMNAAKAGRKVAMVDTRRQVGGNCTHLGTIPSKALRHSVRQIMQFNTNTMFRAIGEPRWFSFPDVLKSAEKVIAKQVASRTGYYARNRVDLFFGTGSFADEQTVEVVCPNGVVEKLNAKHIIIATGSRPYRPADIDFNHPRVYDSDTILSLSHTPRKLIVYGAGVIGCEYASIFSGLGVLVELVDNRGQLLSFLDSEISQALSYHFSNNNITVRHNEDYERVEGLDNGVILHLKSGKKIKADALLWCNGRTGNTDKLGLENIGIKVNSRGQIEVDEAYRTSVPNIYGAGDVIGWPSLASAAHDQGRSAAGSIVDNGSWRFVNDVPTGIYTIPEISSIGKNEQELTQAKVPYEVGKAFFKSMARAQIAGEPQGMLKILFHRETLQVLGVHCFGYQASEIVHIGQAVMNQPGELNNLKYFVNTTFNYPTMAEAYRVAAYDGLNRLF, from the coding sequence ATGGCTGTCTACAACTACGACGTAGTGGTGCTGGGTTCCGGCCCGGCCGGGGAAGGTGCGGCAATGAACGCCGCCAAAGCAGGGCGCAAGGTGGCAATGGTCGACACCCGTCGCCAGGTCGGGGGGAACTGCACCCACCTGGGCACCATCCCGTCCAAGGCACTGCGTCACTCGGTGCGGCAGATCATGCAGTTCAACACCAACACCATGTTCCGCGCCATCGGCGAGCCGCGTTGGTTCTCTTTCCCGGACGTGCTCAAGAGCGCCGAAAAGGTCATCGCCAAGCAGGTGGCCTCGCGCACGGGCTACTACGCCCGCAACCGCGTCGACCTGTTCTTCGGCACCGGCAGCTTCGCTGACGAGCAGACCGTCGAAGTGGTCTGCCCCAATGGCGTGGTGGAAAAACTCAACGCCAAGCACATCATCATCGCCACCGGTTCGCGCCCCTACCGACCAGCAGACATCGACTTCAACCACCCGCGTGTGTACGACAGCGACACCATCCTCAGCCTCAGCCACACCCCGCGCAAGCTGATTGTGTATGGCGCCGGCGTGATCGGGTGCGAGTACGCCTCGATCTTCAGCGGCCTTGGTGTGCTGGTCGAGCTGGTGGACAACCGAGGGCAACTGCTCAGTTTCCTGGATTCGGAAATCTCCCAGGCCCTGAGCTACCACTTCAGCAACAACAACATCACCGTGCGCCACAACGAAGATTATGAGCGGGTCGAGGGCCTGGACAACGGCGTCATCCTGCACCTGAAGTCGGGCAAGAAGATCAAGGCCGATGCCTTGCTCTGGTGCAACGGGCGGACCGGCAATACCGACAAGCTTGGGCTGGAGAACATCGGCATCAAGGTCAACAGCCGCGGTCAGATCGAAGTGGACGAGGCCTACCGCACCAGCGTGCCGAATATCTACGGCGCAGGCGACGTGATCGGCTGGCCGAGCCTGGCCAGTGCCGCGCACGACCAGGGCCGCTCGGCCGCAGGCAGCATCGTCGACAACGGCAGCTGGCGTTTCGTCAACGATGTGCCGACGGGCATCTATACCATTCCGGAGATCAGCTCGATCGGCAAGAACGAGCAGGAACTGACCCAGGCCAAGGTGCCCTATGAAGTGGGCAAGGCCTTCTTCAAGAGCATGGCCCGGGCGCAGATCGCCGGTGAGCCCCAGGGCATGCTGAAAATCCTGTTCCACCGCGAGACCCTGCAGGTGCTGGGTGTGCACTGCTTCGGCTACCAGGCATCCGAGATCGTGCATATCGGCCAGGCAGTGATGAACCAGCCAGGCGAGCTGAACAACCTCAAGTACTTTGTGAACACCACGTTCAACTACCCGACCATGGCAGAGGCCTATCGGGTAGCGGCCTATGACGGTCTGAACCGGCTTTTTTGA
- a CDS encoding glyceraldehyde-3-phosphate dehydrogenase produces MWKVPVTQKPDQCLGEWIDREALAEAMIPLIGQLYRNNNVVSSIYGRSLINRSVISILKAHRFARHRQTDETELSVHETFPLLKAMSELKLGAASVDLGKLANKFKLEGNGRSAEQFVREELADVVGQQNAAARKGTDVVLYGFGRIGRLLARILIEKTGGGDGLRLRAIVVRKGAENDLVKRASLLRRDSVHGPFDGTITIDEANNTLTANGNLIQIIYAKNPSEVDYTQYGIDNALIVDNTGVWRDADGLGQHLACPGASRVILTAPGKGALKNIVHGINHGEITADDKIISAASCTTNAIVPVLKAVNDQYGIVNGHVETVHSFTNDQNLIDNFHKGSRRGRAAPLNMVITETGAATAAAKALPVLKGKLTGNAIRVPTPNVSMAILNLNLEKATSREEINEYLRQTAMHSDLHKQIDYVSSQEVVSTDFVGSRHAGVVDAEATICNDNRVVLYVWYDNEFGYSCQVVRVMEDMAGVNPPAFPR; encoded by the coding sequence ATGTGGAAGGTTCCCGTGACTCAGAAGCCCGACCAGTGTCTTGGTGAGTGGATCGATCGTGAAGCCCTGGCTGAAGCGATGATCCCGCTTATCGGTCAGCTCTACCGCAACAACAATGTGGTGAGCTCGATCTATGGCCGCAGCCTGATCAACCGTTCGGTTATCTCGATCCTCAAGGCACACCGCTTTGCGCGTCATCGCCAGACCGACGAAACCGAACTGTCCGTTCACGAGACATTCCCCCTGCTCAAGGCCATGAGCGAGCTGAAACTGGGCGCCGCCTCGGTCGACCTGGGCAAGCTGGCCAACAAGTTCAAGCTCGAAGGCAACGGCCGCAGCGCCGAGCAGTTCGTGCGTGAAGAACTGGCTGACGTGGTGGGCCAGCAGAACGCCGCCGCGCGCAAAGGCACCGACGTCGTGCTGTATGGTTTCGGCCGTATCGGTCGCCTGCTGGCGCGTATCCTGATCGAGAAGACCGGTGGTGGCGACGGCCTGCGCCTGCGTGCCATCGTCGTGCGCAAAGGCGCCGAGAACGATCTGGTCAAGCGTGCCAGCCTGCTGCGTCGTGATTCGGTGCATGGGCCGTTCGATGGCACCATCACCATCGACGAAGCCAACAACACCTTGACGGCCAACGGCAACCTGATCCAGATCATCTACGCCAAGAACCCGAGCGAAGTCGACTACACCCAGTACGGCATCGACAACGCGCTGATCGTGGACAACACCGGCGTATGGCGTGATGCCGACGGCCTGGGCCAGCACCTGGCCTGCCCGGGTGCCAGCCGCGTGATCCTCACCGCACCTGGCAAGGGTGCCCTGAAGAACATCGTGCATGGCATCAACCACGGCGAGATCACGGCCGATGACAAGATCATCTCCGCCGCCTCCTGCACCACCAACGCCATCGTGCCGGTGCTCAAGGCCGTCAACGACCAGTACGGCATCGTCAACGGCCACGTCGAAACCGTTCACTCGTTCACCAACGACCAGAACCTGATCGACAACTTCCACAAGGGCAGCCGCCGTGGCCGCGCCGCGCCGCTGAATATGGTCATCACCGAAACCGGTGCTGCCACCGCCGCCGCCAAGGCCCTGCCTGTGCTCAAGGGCAAGTTGACCGGCAACGCCATTCGCGTGCCGACGCCGAACGTGTCGATGGCAATCCTCAACCTGAACCTGGAAAAGGCCACCAGCCGCGAGGAAATCAACGAGTACCTGCGCCAGACGGCCATGCACTCGGACCTGCACAAGCAGATCGACTATGTGAGCTCCCAGGAAGTGGTCTCCACCGACTTCGTGGGTTCGCGCCACGCCGGTGTGGTAGACGCCGAAGCCACCATCTGCAACGACAATCGCGTCGTGCTCTACGTGTGGTATGACAACGAGTTCGGCTACAGCTGCCAGGTCGTGCGCGTGATGGAAGACATGGCCGGGGTCAACCCGCCTGCCTTTCCACGCTGA
- a CDS encoding glycerophosphodiester phosphodiesterase, which translates to MTLIYGHRGAKGEAPENTLNSFRQCLSHGIMRCELDLHLSADNQLMVIHDPTLKRTTGKRGKVVEHPAEDLVKLDARQGGPGWVQPCPIPRLEELFEKCPFEHWQLEVKSASRTRAATTVLAIRELAQQFGLLDKVTITSSSREVLGAAQELVPDVQRGLVAEYAWLDPLKVAQNYGCQMLALNWTLCTPERLQKAQKQGLHVSVWTVNEPALMRRLADFGVDSLITDFPGLARTTLGQG; encoded by the coding sequence GTGACCCTGATCTACGGCCATCGCGGCGCCAAGGGCGAAGCACCCGAGAACACCCTGAACAGCTTCCGCCAGTGCCTGTCCCACGGCATCATGCGCTGCGAGCTGGATCTGCACCTGTCGGCCGACAACCAGCTGATGGTGATCCATGACCCTACCCTCAAGCGCACCACCGGCAAGCGCGGCAAGGTGGTCGAGCACCCGGCCGAAGACCTGGTCAAGCTCGACGCACGTCAGGGTGGCCCGGGCTGGGTCCAGCCCTGCCCCATCCCACGCCTGGAAGAGCTGTTCGAGAAGTGCCCGTTCGAGCACTGGCAGCTGGAAGTCAAGAGCGCCTCGCGCACCCGCGCAGCCACTACGGTGCTGGCCATACGCGAGCTGGCCCAGCAGTTCGGCTTGCTGGACAAGGTGACGATCACCTCAAGTTCACGCGAAGTGCTGGGCGCCGCTCAAGAATTGGTGCCGGACGTGCAACGCGGCCTGGTGGCCGAATACGCCTGGCTCGACCCGCTGAAGGTTGCACAGAATTATGGTTGCCAGATGCTGGCACTGAATTGGACGTTGTGCACCCCGGAACGCCTGCAAAAAGCGCAGAAGCAGGGTTTGCACGTATCGGTATGGACGGTCAACGAGCCGGCGCTGATGCGCAGGCTCGCTGATTTTGGCGTGGACAGCCTGATTACAGACTTTCCCGGTTTGGCCAGGACCACCCTCGGGCAGGGTTGA
- a CDS encoding PilZ domain-containing protein produces MTTLDEEDRREYYRIADRIALQISPLSAAEALDPDVLQDDSPLFNLLSELHLADFEAQHLLRQLSDKDRTLAAFLRVQNKRLDVLSAVVAHTLLGEVGQPQAVVVSEGGLECIQPEPFAQGTQVKVQMVLMPRAHGLLLRGKIAHCEARPQGGFEVGIEFIDMVDAQRQLLARYILQRQQQQRRQQLEQNAPSP; encoded by the coding sequence ATGACGACATTAGACGAAGAAGATCGCCGCGAATACTACCGCATCGCCGATCGGATCGCACTTCAAATCAGCCCATTGAGCGCGGCCGAAGCCCTGGATCCAGATGTGTTGCAGGATGATTCCCCGCTGTTCAATCTGCTCAGCGAGCTGCACCTGGCCGACTTCGAGGCCCAGCACCTGCTGCGCCAGCTCAGCGACAAGGACCGCACCCTTGCAGCGTTTTTGCGGGTACAAAACAAGCGCCTGGACGTGCTCAGCGCCGTGGTCGCCCATACCCTGCTGGGCGAGGTAGGCCAGCCGCAGGCAGTCGTGGTGTCCGAAGGTGGCCTGGAGTGCATCCAGCCAGAGCCCTTTGCACAGGGTACCCAGGTGAAGGTACAAATGGTGCTGATGCCGCGCGCCCACGGCCTGCTGTTGCGCGGCAAGATCGCCCATTGCGAGGCCAGGCCCCAGGGCGGCTTCGAGGTCGGCATCGAATTCATCGACATGGTCGATGCCCAGCGCCAACTGCTTGCCCGCTACATTCTGCAACGCCAGCAACAGCAAAGACGCCAGCAACTGGAACAGAACGCCCCATCACCCTGA
- a CDS encoding lipoprotein-releasing ABC transporter permease subunit gives MFRPLPIFIGARYTRAKRRNHFISFISMTSMIGLSLGVLAMIVVLSVMNGFQREMSSRILGLVPHAAILGQQPLDNWQQVADAAMKNPAVVAAAPITEMEGMLSYKGAMQPIQVGGIDPAEENKVSIVGRHIVQGRLQDLQPGEFGVVIGELTARRFRLNTGDKLTLIVPEISSEPGGITPRMQRLTVVGIFKVGAELDGSQAYIHMADAASMQRWAPGQVQGVRLKLHDLYAAPQVSKAIAAQLGEGYRADDWSHTQGSLFSAMKMEKTMIGLLLLMIIAVAAFNIIATLVMVVNDKGPDIAILRTLGATPAQIMGTFMVQGSLIGVVGTLIGGVLGVIAALNVSQIVGWLERISGQHIFTSDVYFISSLPSELQSGDVVMICAAGLVMSFLATLYPAYRASQVQPAIGLAV, from the coding sequence ATGTTCAGACCCCTGCCCATCTTCATCGGCGCGCGCTATACCCGGGCCAAGCGTCGCAACCATTTCATCTCGTTCATCTCCATGACCTCGATGATCGGCCTGTCCCTGGGCGTGCTGGCCATGATCGTGGTGCTGTCGGTGATGAACGGCTTCCAGCGCGAAATGAGCTCGCGCATCCTGGGCCTGGTACCCCACGCGGCCATCCTGGGCCAGCAGCCGCTGGACAACTGGCAGCAGGTGGCCGATGCGGCCATGAAAAACCCTGCCGTGGTTGCCGCGGCCCCGATCACCGAAATGGAAGGCATGCTGTCCTACAAGGGCGCCATGCAGCCGATTCAGGTTGGCGGTATCGACCCGGCCGAGGAAAACAAGGTGTCGATCGTAGGGCGGCACATCGTTCAGGGCCGCCTGCAGGACTTGCAGCCGGGCGAGTTTGGCGTGGTGATCGGCGAGCTGACGGCCCGCCGCTTTCGGCTGAATACCGGGGACAAACTGACCTTGATCGTGCCGGAGATCAGCAGCGAGCCTGGCGGGATCACCCCACGCATGCAGCGCTTGACCGTGGTGGGCATCTTCAAGGTGGGCGCCGAACTCGATGGTTCCCAGGCCTACATTCACATGGCCGATGCCGCGAGCATGCAGCGTTGGGCGCCCGGCCAGGTGCAGGGTGTGCGGCTGAAACTGCATGACCTGTACGCCGCCCCGCAGGTGTCCAAGGCCATCGCAGCGCAGCTGGGTGAGGGCTATCGGGCAGATGACTGGTCCCATACTCAAGGTAGCCTGTTCAGCGCCATGAAGATGGAAAAGACCATGATCGGCCTGTTGCTGCTGATGATCATTGCCGTGGCCGCGTTCAACATCATCGCCACCTTGGTCATGGTGGTAAACGACAAAGGGCCGGATATCGCCATCCTGCGTACCCTCGGGGCAACGCCTGCGCAGATCATGGGTACGTTCATGGTCCAGGGCAGCTTGATTGGCGTGGTCGGCACGCTGATCGGCGGCGTGCTGGGGGTGATCGCCGCGCTCAACGTGAGCCAGATCGTGGGCTGGCTGGAGCGGATCAGCGGTCAGCATATCTTCACCTCCGACGTGTACTTCATCAGCAGCCTGCCATCGGAGCTGCAAAGCGGGGACGTGGTGATGATCTGCGCGGCGGGGCTGGTGATGAGCTTCTTGGCTACCCTCTACCCAGCCTACCGGGCTTCCCAGGTACAACCGGCCATTGGCTTGGCGGTTTGA
- the mfd gene encoding transcription-repair coupling factor: MSVLRLPQLSATAGKQTWGNLPGAALSLAIAEAASSAGRFTLLLTADSQAADRLEQELKFFAPELPVLPFPDWETLPYDLFSPHQDIISQRIASLYRLPELSHGILVVPITTALHRLAPTRFLLGSSLVLDVGQTIDVEQMRSRLEASGYRCVDTVYEHGEFAVRGALIDLFPMGSKLPYRIDLFDDEIETLRTFDPETQRSIDKVDSIRLLPAREFPMQKEEVTRFKARFRERFDVDFRRSAIFQDLASGIIPSGIEYYLPLFFEETSTLFDYLPADTQVFSLPGVEQAAEHFWNDVRGRYEDRRGDLSRPLLPPAELFMPVEDCFARLKQWPRVVVSRDDLDPGAGRQRFAARPLPDLAIEAKANQPLAALAGFLDQFDGRVLFTAESAGRREVLLELLERLKLRPNTVEGWTDFVTGSERLNITIAPLDEGLLLDDPAMALIAESPLFGQRVMQRRRRDKRGETANDAVIKNLTELREGAPVVHIDHGVGRYLGLATLEIDGQAAEFLTLQYAEGAKLYVPVANLHLIARYTGSDDALAPLHRLGSETWQKAKRKAAEQVRDVAAELLDIYARRAARKGYAFADPAADYATFSAGFPFEETPDQQAAIEAVRADMLAPKPMDRLVCGDVGFGKTEVAMRAAFIAVHSGRQVAVLVPTTLLAQQHYNSFRDRFADWPVTVEVMSRFKSAKEVANAAAELAEGKIDILIGTHKLLQDDVRFKDLGLAIIDEEHRFGVRQKEQLKALRSEVDILTLTATPIPRTLNMAVAGMRDLSIIATPPARRLSVRTFVMEQNNSTVKEALLRELLRGGQVYYLHNDVKTIEKCAADLAELVPEARIGIGHGQMRERELEQVMSDFYHKRFNVLVASTIIETGIDVPSANTIVIERADKFGLAQLHQLRGRVGRSHHQAYAYLLTPTRQKVSGDAEKRLEAIANTQDLGAGFVLATNDLEIRGAGELLGDGQSGQIQAVGFTLYMEMLERAVKAIRKGTQPNLEQPLGGGPEINLRLPALIPEDYLPDVHARLILYKRIASAADEEGLKDLQVEMIDRFGLLPEPTKNLMRLTLLKLQAEKLGIKKVDAGPNGGKLEFEAETPVDPLTLIKLIQGQPKRYKFEGATQFRFMVPMERPDERFNTLEALFERLTPKPA; the protein is encoded by the coding sequence GTGTCAGTTCTGCGCCTACCGCAACTGTCGGCTACCGCCGGCAAACAAACCTGGGGCAACCTGCCCGGTGCCGCCCTCAGCCTTGCCATCGCCGAGGCCGCCAGCAGCGCTGGCCGCTTCACCCTGCTGCTGACGGCAGACAGCCAGGCCGCCGACCGCCTGGAGCAGGAACTGAAGTTCTTCGCGCCCGAGTTGCCGGTGCTGCCGTTTCCCGACTGGGAGACCCTGCCCTACGACCTGTTCTCGCCCCACCAGGACATCATCTCCCAGCGCATCGCCAGCCTGTACCGGCTGCCGGAGCTGAGCCACGGCATCCTGGTAGTGCCCATCACCACGGCCTTGCATCGCCTGGCCCCTACCCGCTTCCTGCTGGGCAGCAGCCTGGTGCTGGACGTGGGCCAGACCATCGATGTGGAGCAGATGCGCAGCCGCCTGGAAGCCAGTGGTTACCGCTGCGTGGACACCGTCTATGAGCATGGCGAGTTCGCCGTGCGTGGGGCCTTGATCGACCTGTTCCCGATGGGCAGCAAGCTGCCCTACCGTATCGACCTGTTCGACGACGAAATCGAAACGCTGCGCACGTTCGACCCCGAGACCCAGCGCTCGATCGACAAGGTCGACTCCATTCGCCTGCTGCCGGCACGCGAATTTCCGATGCAAAAAGAGGAAGTCACCCGGTTCAAGGCACGCTTTCGCGAGCGTTTCGACGTGGATTTTCGCCGCAGCGCGATCTTCCAGGACCTGGCCAGCGGCATCATCCCGTCCGGTATCGAGTACTACCTACCGCTGTTCTTCGAAGAAACCTCGACTCTGTTCGACTACCTGCCGGCCGATACCCAGGTGTTTTCGCTGCCGGGCGTTGAGCAGGCGGCCGAACACTTCTGGAACGACGTACGCGGGCGCTACGAGGACCGCCGGGGCGACCTGAGCCGGCCCTTGCTGCCGCCGGCCGAGCTGTTCATGCCGGTTGAAGACTGTTTCGCGCGCCTCAAGCAGTGGCCACGGGTGGTGGTCAGCCGCGATGACCTGGACCCAGGCGCCGGGCGCCAGCGCTTCGCCGCTCGCCCCCTGCCTGACCTTGCCATCGAAGCCAAGGCCAACCAGCCGCTGGCGGCATTGGCAGGGTTTCTCGACCAGTTCGATGGGCGCGTGTTGTTCACCGCAGAATCGGCCGGACGCCGCGAAGTGCTGCTTGAGCTGCTCGAACGGCTCAAGCTGCGCCCGAACACGGTCGAAGGCTGGACCGACTTCGTCACCGGTAGCGAACGCCTGAACATCACCATTGCACCGCTCGACGAAGGCCTGCTGCTCGACGACCCGGCCATGGCCCTGATCGCCGAAAGCCCGCTGTTCGGTCAGCGGGTGATGCAGCGCCGCCGCCGCGACAAGCGCGGTGAAACCGCCAACGATGCCGTCATCAAGAACCTGACCGAGCTGCGTGAAGGCGCGCCGGTGGTGCATATCGATCATGGCGTGGGCCGCTACCTGGGCCTGGCGACGCTGGAAATCGACGGCCAGGCCGCCGAGTTCCTGACCCTCCAATACGCCGAGGGCGCCAAGCTCTACGTACCGGTTGCCAACCTGCACCTGATCGCCCGCTACACCGGCAGCGATGACGCGCTGGCGCCCCTGCACCGCCTGGGCTCGGAAACCTGGCAGAAAGCCAAGCGCAAGGCCGCCGAACAGGTACGCGACGTCGCCGCCGAGCTGCTCGACATCTATGCCCGCCGTGCAGCGCGCAAGGGTTACGCGTTCGCCGACCCGGCCGCCGACTACGCCACGTTCAGCGCAGGCTTCCCGTTCGAAGAAACCCCCGACCAGCAAGCGGCCATCGAAGCGGTACGCGCCGATATGCTGGCGCCCAAGCCCATGGATCGCCTGGTGTGCGGCGACGTAGGCTTCGGCAAGACCGAGGTGGCCATGCGTGCAGCGTTCATCGCCGTGCACAGCGGTCGCCAGGTGGCTGTGCTGGTGCCCACCACCCTGCTGGCCCAGCAGCATTACAACAGTTTCCGCGACCGTTTTGCGGACTGGCCGGTCACCGTCGAGGTGATGAGCCGCTTCAAGTCGGCCAAGGAAGTGGCCAACGCCGCGGCCGAGCTGGCCGAGGGCAAGATCGACATCCTGATCGGCACCCACAAGCTGCTCCAGGACGACGTGCGCTTCAAGGACCTGGGCCTGGCCATCATCGACGAAGAGCATCGTTTCGGGGTGCGTCAGAAAGAGCAGCTCAAGGCGCTGCGCAGCGAAGTGGACATCCTGACCCTGACCGCCACGCCCATCCCGCGCACCTTGAACATGGCCGTGGCGGGCATGCGCGATCTGTCGATCATCGCCACGCCGCCGGCCCGGCGCCTGTCGGTACGCACCTTCGTCATGGAACAGAACAACAGCACCGTCAAGGAAGCGCTGCTGCGCGAACTGCTGCGCGGTGGCCAGGTGTATTACCTGCACAACGATGTGAAAACCATCGAGAAATGTGCCGCCGACCTGGCCGAACTGGTCCCAGAGGCGCGCATCGGCATTGGTCACGGCCAGATGCGCGAGCGCGAGCTGGAGCAGGTGATGAGCGACTTCTACCACAAGCGCTTCAACGTACTGGTGGCCTCGACCATCATCGAAACCGGCATCGACGTGCCCAGCGCCAACACCATCGTCATCGAGCGTGCCGACAAGTTCGGCCTGGCCCAGTTGCACCAATTGCGTGGCCGGGTCGGTCGCAGCCACCACCAGGCCTATGCCTACCTGCTGACGCCAACGCGCCAGAAGGTCAGCGGCGACGCCGAAAAACGCCTCGAAGCCATCGCCAACACCCAGGACCTGGGCGCCGGGTTCGTGCTCGCGACCAACGACCTGGAAATCCGCGGGGCTGGCGAGTTGCTCGGGGACGGCCAGAGCGGTCAGATCCAGGCGGTGGGCTTTACCCTGTACATGGAAATGCTCGAGCGCGCCGTCAAGGCGATCCGCAAGGGCACCCAGCCCAACCTCGAACAACCGCTGGGCGGCGGCCCGGAAATCAACCTGCGCCTGCCAGCCCTGATCCCCGAGGACTACCTGCCGGACGTGCATGCGCGGCTGATCCTGTACAAGCGCATCGCCTCGGCGGCCGATGAGGAAGGCCTCAAAGACCTGCAGGTCGAGATGATCGACCGCTTCGGCCTTCTGCCAGAGCCCACCAAGAACCTCATGCGCCTGACGCTGCTCAAGTTGCAGGCGGAGAAACTGGGCATCAAGAAAGTCGACGCCGGCCCCA
- the lolD gene encoding lipoprotein-releasing ABC transporter ATP-binding protein LolD, which translates to MSDKAVLSCRNLGKSYDEGPESVQVLSGLNLELHAGERIAIVGSSGSGKSTLLNLLGGLDRPTRGSVWLAGEELSALGERARGLLRNRELGFVYQFHHLLPEFTALENVCMPLLIGRTAIPEARERAEALLKRVGLGHRLNHKPAELSGGERQRVAIARALVNRPGLVMLDEPTGNLDHHTAQGIQELMQELSSASRTAFLVVTHDLSLARQMDRVLKLDNGHLVAI; encoded by the coding sequence ATGAGTGATAAAGCCGTTCTGAGTTGCCGCAACCTGGGCAAGTCCTACGATGAGGGCCCCGAGTCGGTGCAGGTCTTGTCTGGCCTGAACCTGGAACTGCACGCCGGCGAGCGCATCGCCATTGTCGGCAGTTCGGGGTCGGGCAAAAGCACCTTGCTCAACCTGCTGGGCGGCCTGGATCGCCCCACCCGGGGCAGTGTCTGGCTGGCCGGCGAAGAGCTGTCGGCGTTGGGCGAGCGCGCCCGGGGCCTGCTGCGCAACCGCGAGTTGGGCTTCGTGTACCAGTTTCATCACCTGCTGCCCGAATTCACGGCCCTCGAGAACGTGTGCATGCCACTGCTGATAGGCCGTACGGCTATTCCAGAGGCGCGTGAACGTGCCGAGGCGCTGCTCAAACGCGTTGGGCTGGGGCATCGCCTCAATCACAAGCCGGCCGAGCTGTCTGGCGGCGAGCGTCAGCGAGTGGCCATCGCACGTGCGCTGGTCAACCGCCCAGGCCTGGTGATGCTGGACGAACCCACCGGGAACCTCGATCACCATACTGCACAGGGCATCCAGGAGTTGATGCAGGAACTGTCCAGCGCTTCGCGCACGGCGTTCCTGGTGGTGACCCACGACCTGAGCCTTGCGCGTCAGATGGACCGTGTACTGAAACTCGACAATGGCCACCTGGTGGCGATCTGA